The Candidatus Schekmanbacteria bacterium RIFCSPLOWO2_02_FULL_38_14 genomic sequence ACATCATAAGCTTCAATCTTTATTTTTGACCTGCGGTTTCCTTCTTCATCTTCCCATCTGTCTTCCTTAAGCCTGCCTTCTACCAGAACCGGAGAGCCTTTTTTTAAATACTCTCCACAATTTTCTGCCAATTTTCTCCATGCGGCTATCTCAAAAAAGCTCACTTCTTCTCTTTTTTCGCCTTCTTTTGTTGTGTAAGCCCTGTTTACAGCTACGCTAAAATTAGTAACCGCGATCCCTCCGGAAGTATAGCGGAGTTCCGGATCTTTGGTTAGGTTTCCAACAAGAATAACCTTATTGAAGCATCTCATATCTCATCCTCCTTGGGGAGTTCCACTACAGCTATATTTTTTTTCAAGTCCTTTTCTTTGAGACTAATGGTCATAAATCTTAAAATACTTTCATTAATCTTGAAATTCCTTTCAAGTTCAGTTACCAGAGCAGGATTTCCTTTGATCTGATAAAGGATATAATAACCATCCTCATGTTTTTTTATGTTATATGCAAGTTTTCTCAATCCCCATTTTTCAGTTTTCAGAATTTCTCCGTTGTGCTTTTCTACAACCTGATTAACTTTTGTAAGGATTTTTTCCTCTATTGTGTTTTCATCAATATCGGGTCTAACTATATAAAGAATCTCATATGGTTTCACAGCAATCACCTCCCCTCGGATTTATCAGCCCATAATAAAGAACAGAGAGCAATTATGCCCTGTTTTTATGAGCAGGGAGTTTAACTTCTTCTGTTAAACTCATTCAATGTGGCTGTTATACCGCTTGTTAATAAAGTTTCAACTACTTTTATTGCTCTGTCTGCAAGAGACTGGAGCCATTCTTTGTCCTCTTCACCAAATGCAGAAAGAACATAATCTGCAATATCTTCTTTTGTATCAGGTCTTCCGATTCCTAATCTTATCCTCAGAAAATTATCGCTTTGAAGTTCACTGATTATTGATTTAAGTCCGTTATGCCCTCCGTCACCGCCACGCTGTTTTATTTTCAAGGCTCCTTTTTCCAAATCAATGTCATCATGTACAACTACAAGGTTTTCAACAGAAAAAGAAAAAACATCAAGAAGTTTTTTTACAGCTTTACCACTGTTATTAACATATGTCTGTGGTTTGGCTAAAACTATATCAGAAGACTTAATATTCCCGGTTCCCACCTGCGATAAGGCTAATTCCCTGTTTATTTTTATTCTGTGAGCCTTGCCGAGACTCTCAACGATTTTAAAACCAATGTTATGCTTTGTGTTCTTATACTTGGTTCCGGGATTTCCTAGTCCAACTATTAATTTCAGAGATTTCATCAGCTGGAAGCTTTAGTTTCGCCTTTGCCTTTGGGAACTTTCTGTTCGCCAGGAGCAGCTTTCGCTTCGGTTTCTCCTTCTTTTGGAGCTGCAGCTGCAGCTTCAGCTTCAGCAACTGGGACTTCCGCTTTTACTTCAGTCTCTACGTGAGGCGCTGTTACAGAGACAATCGGAGCATCAGGGTCACCGAGAATCCTTATTCCTTTACCTGCTTTTAAATCTCTTATGTGCATGGAGTCATTTATGTCCAGGCTTGTAATATCAACCTGAAGGCTTTCAGGCATAGCTAATGGAAGACATTCAATCTCAATCTCTCTGCTTATGAAGTTGATCACTCCTCCATTTTCTGCCACGCCTTTGGATTTTCCTGTTAAAACAACCTCAACCCTGACTTTTATCTTTCTGGTCATATCAATATGCTGAAAGTCTACATGGAGTGCCTCTCCTGATACAGGGTCATGCTGCGTATCTTTTAAAAGCACATGAGGCTTGTCATTTTCTCCTTCAAATTCCAGCTGGATTATCGGGTGCTCGGAAGGGTTTTTCTGGAGTATGCCCTGAAGGTCTTTCTTGTTAAATACAAGAGGGACAGAATCTTCTCCTTTACCATAAAAAATCCCGGGGATGAAACCTGTGGTCCTGAACCTTCTTGATGTGGCTTTCCCAATCTGTTCGCGTTTTTTAACTTTTAAACTTGCAATTTCCATTCCTATCATTCCTCCTAGATAAACAGGGAGCTTACTGAGCTTTCTGTGTGTATGTTTTTTATTGCTTCTGACAAGAGCTGTGCTATTGAAAGAACTACTATCTTTTTTATTTTTTTACTGTTATCAAGCGCTATAGTATTTGTTACAATTACTTCCTCAAGGGAAGAATTATTAATCCTTTCTATGGCAGGCCCTGACAATACTGCATGAGTGCAGCTTGCAAAAACTCTTTTTGCCCCATTTTTTTTCAATGCCTCTACTGCCTGAATCAGAGTTCCGGCAGTATCTATTATATCATCTACAACTATTACATCTTTTCCCTTAATATCTCCTATGATATTCATTACTTTTGCTACGTTTGGCACGTCTCTTCTTTTATCAATAATTGCAAGAGAAGCGTCTATTCTTTTTGCTATTGCTCTTGCCCTTTCAACTCCTCCTGCATCAGGAGAGATGACAACAAGGTTATCAAAGTTTTTGTTATTAAGGTAATCAATTAATACCGGTGCAGCATAAAGGTGGTCAACCGGAATATTGAAAAACCCTTGTATTTGTCCTGCATGAAGGTCCATTGTCAGGAGCCTGTTGGTACCTGCAGCCTCGACTAAGTCAGCCACAAGTTTTGCGGTAATCGGAACACGTGGCTGAACCTTGCGGTCCTGTCTTGCATAGCAGTAATAGGGCATTACAGCAGTGATTCTGGCTGCTGAGGCTCTCTTAAAAGCATCAATCATTATGAGAAGCTCCATTAAGTGCTGGTTAACGGGATTAGAAACTGATTGAAGAACAAATATATCCTTCCCTCTCACATTTTCATTTATCTGCACCTGAATCTCGCCGTCGCTGAAAAGCGTTATGTCAGCATTTCCAAGAGGTATTTCAAGGTATTTGCTGATTTCCAGAGCTAAGGCTCTATTTGCATTTCCTGTAAATATTTTTAATTCATTTTCCATTTTAAAATTCTTACCCTTATAATAAATTTGAATTAGCTCGGGGGCAGGGACTCGAACCCCAATAAAGGGCTCCAAAGGCCCTTGTCCTACCATTAGACGACCCCCGAATATTCAATTTGGGAACCTGTTTAAGCAAAGTCATCTTATACTTTTACAATACTCAATAAGAGATTCACTGCGACTTATTTCAGAAAATCTCCAATGGTGAGGAGTGTTTATCTATTTATTTCTGCCAACCCGGCAGGTTGAATCAGGTTAAATGGCTTTATAGCTATTTTTAAAAAACAATTAACTTGCTGTAGTACTGCTGTGCACCTCTTTTTTCAAAACCTCTTTATTATATTCTGCAAGGATTTTATCCTCAATTTTTTTTCTGGTTCCGTTATCAAGCGGATGCGCAAGGTCTTTAAATGTACCATCCTTTCTTTTACGGCTTGGCATGGCTACAAAAAGGCCACTTTTCCCATTAATCACTTTGAGGTCCCTGACGACAAAGCAGTCGTCAAAGACGATAGTCACATATGCCTTTAACTTTTCTTCCTCAACAGGGAAAACACGTACTTCAGTAACTTCCATAGAATAGACTCCCTAAAAAAAAGTTGAGATTAATTTAGTTTAACGACACCCTTATATTGAAACGGATTTAAATTATCAATATATTTTTTTATTATTTGATTACACATGTTTCTTTGTTAAAATCAGCCTTTGTAACCTTTTTATAATTTCTGCAATCATTAAATCAAAAGGTCAATAAAAATTTAAAGATTTTTTACAAGAAAAACGCTTCCAAATTCTCTGTCCTTTAAAGCATTGTAAGCTGTCAAGGCTTTATTTCTTGAAGCAAAAACGCCAAAAACAGATGGCCCGCTTCCAGACATCAGAACATTCAAAGCCCCGTTTTCCATAATAGCATTTTTAATCTCTGTCAGTACCGGGAATTTCCGCAAGGTCACGTTTTCCAGGTCATTGAGGAGGTATTTGCTCCATAAATCAGGGCTTTTACCTTTTTTTAACAAAGAAAGTAATTCATTATTATTTTTAGTTTTTTTTGTCAATGCCAAATTTAAATTCTTGTAAACCCAGGCAGTTGAGACAGGAAACCCGGGGTTTACCAAAATTAACCAGAAATCCCTTTTAATTTTAATTGGATAGATTTTTTCTCCAATCCCCTTTGCAAGGGCTGGTTTTCCGTAAATGAAGAAAGGGACATCTGCTCCGAGTTTTAAGCCCAATCGCATTAATTCTGTTCTGGAAAACCCGGTTTTCCAGATTTTATTTAATGCAATAAGAGTTGATGCTCCGTTGCTGCTTCCTCCTCCCAAGCCGGAAGATATAGGTATATTTTTTTTAAGCTTTACCAGCACTCCTTCCTCCCACCCTGTTGTGTCCCAGAGAAGCTTGACCGCCTTGTTGATTATGTTTCCATTGTCTACAGGTAATTCTTTGTTATCACAGATGATTTTTATCTGTTTCCTGTTGGTGCTGGAAATCTCCATTTCATCCCACAGAGAGACAGGAACCATTATTGTTTCAAGATTATGATAGCCATCTTTTCTTTTTGAAACCACATTGAGAATCAGGTTGATTTTTGCAGGAGATTTTATGATTGCAGGTTTTTTTTCAGAAAACCTTTTCATCGAGGTTAAAAAACCTTGCCTGTTGACAGGACTGACATTCCTGTCCTTACTGTTTTCATGTTTTGTAACCTTGCTGGTCATAAACGGATTGTTTGAATTCATTCCTGATAAATTATCTTGAATCCTGAAGGATTTTGATTGCTGAAAAGATCAAAAGGCATTTCAGTATTCAGTGATATATCTTTGAAATTTATTTCAATCGAAATGTTTTTTAAAAAGAAGCCGCAGATTATTTTTTCAGGCAAAGGGCAGTTGTCAATATTTTGATATTCTGAATAATTTACTTCATAAACGATATTTCCATTACTGTCAGAGACTTTAATTCTTAATAGATTAAAGTTTTTGCTGTCAATCCAATATTTTCTTGTCAAATTATCAGAGTCAGGTCCTTCAGTCAAAACATATAGATTATTATCTTTATCAAGCTGTATTGTTCTTTGATTGCTTTTATTGAATGATATAGTTCCTGTAATTATTTTAAGTAGTTCCTGTGGCATCAAGGGGATTCCGAGAAATTTTTCAGATGAAGAGATTGAAACAGGAGTAAGAATTATGCGAGAGTTTTTCAGGTCTGTTTGATGGATGTTTTGTCCATCGCTTGTAATGAATGTTATTACCTGACCAAAGGGGTTAAGGATTTCAATTCTTAAAAGGTCAGGGTTTTTCAAGGCAATAACTGCATTAAAAGAATTTTCTTTTTTGCCTATTTTTAACTTTATGCGGACAACCCCTTTGAGGTTTTTGAAGTATTTTGCTTTTTCTTCTAAAGACTTTTCAATAAAAGAAGTGTCTTGAAGTGTTTCTAAATTTTTTGACTCTCTTATTAATGCTTTTTTTGCGGAACATCCTGAAATTGAAATCAGGTTGAGAAAGGAAAGAAATAAAATAAAAAAAGAGATGATTACTGATGACTTAAGGGTTTTCATTTCTAACCGTATTGAAGCATTATAATGACTTAATCATATCAAAACTAACCTCAGGCTATAATCCAGTTTTGCTTTTGTCAAGATATTAACAAATTATTAATCTGTGCAATTAGATATTTTTTATAAAAGTTATTGATGAATAAATCAATTTACAGGGGATGAAATATAAGTTTGGCTGTGAGAGCAGAACTAGTCGGGATATATTTTTACTCCATTCCGACCATCTTTTTTAGCCATATACATTGCTTTGTCAGACAAATCAATGAGCACTTCAGGGTCAGTCGAATGGGTTGGGTATGTGGCAATTCCAAAGCTTGCAGTTATATTGATTATTAGATTATTTTTTCCATAAAATTCTGTGTTTGAAATTATCTTTCTCAATCTCTCCGCAACATATTTTCCTTTTGCTTTATTTGTCTGCGGCAGAATAATTACAAACTCATCTCCTCCGAAACGGGCTGATATATCTGTTTTTCTTAAATATTTTTTCAAAAGGGCTCCAATCCTGCTGAGTACGCTGCTTCCAACAAGATGACCATGGGTATTATTTATTTTTCTAAAAAAATCTAAATCAAAAAAAACAAGAGAAAAAGGCTTTAATGTCCTGTCGGCTCTTTCCCTTTCAATTGTCAGGAGCTTTTTAAAATGCTTCATATTATAACGCCCTGAAACATAATCAATAATT encodes the following:
- a CDS encoding 30S ribosomal protein S6, whose protein sequence is MKPYEILYIVRPDIDENTIEEKILTKVNQVVEKHNGEILKTEKWGLRKLAYNIKKHEDGYYILYQIKGNPALVTELERNFKINESILRFMTISLKEKDLKKNIAVVELPKEDEI
- a CDS encoding aminoacyl-tRNA hydrolase translates to MKSLKLIVGLGNPGTKYKNTKHNIGFKIVESLGKAHRIKINRELALSQVGTGNIKSSDIVLAKPQTYVNNSGKAVKKLLDVFSFSVENLVVVHDDIDLEKGALKIKQRGGDGGHNGLKSIISELQSDNFLRIRLGIGRPDTKEDIADYVLSAFGEEDKEWLQSLADRAIKVVETLLTSGITATLNEFNRRS
- a CDS encoding phosphoribosylpyrophosphate synthetase, encoding MENELKIFTGNANRALALEISKYLEIPLGNADITLFSDGEIQVQINENVRGKDIFVLQSVSNPVNQHLMELLIMIDAFKRASAARITAVMPYYCYARQDRKVQPRVPITAKLVADLVEAAGTNRLLTMDLHAGQIQGFFNIPVDHLYAAPVLIDYLNNKNFDNLVVISPDAGGVERARAIAKRIDASLAIIDKRRDVPNVAKVMNIIGDIKGKDVIVVDDIIDTAGTLIQAVEALKKNGAKRVFASCTHAVLSGPAIERINNSSLEEVIVTNTIALDNSKKIKKIVVLSIAQLLSEAIKNIHTESSVSSLFI
- a CDS encoding septation protein SpoVG, whose amino-acid sequence is MEVTEVRVFPVEEEKLKAYVTIVFDDCFVVRDLKVINGKSGLFVAMPSRKRKDGTFKDLAHPLDNGTRKKIEDKILAEYNKEVLKKEVHSSTTAS
- a CDS encoding 4-(cytidine 5'-diphospho)-2-C-methyl-D-erythritol kinase; amino-acid sequence: MKRFSEKKPAIIKSPAKINLILNVVSKRKDGYHNLETIMVPVSLWDEMEISSTNRKQIKIICDNKELPVDNGNIINKAVKLLWDTTGWEEGVLVKLKKNIPISSGLGGGSSNGASTLIALNKIWKTGFSRTELMRLGLKLGADVPFFIYGKPALAKGIGEKIYPIKIKRDFWLILVNPGFPVSTAWVYKNLNLALTKKTKNNNELLSLLKKGKSPDLWSKYLLNDLENVTLRKFPVLTEIKNAIMENGALNVLMSGSGPSVFGVFASRNKALTAYNALKDREFGSVFLVKNL